Proteins from a single region of Urocitellus parryii isolate mUroPar1 chromosome 4, mUroPar1.hap1, whole genome shotgun sequence:
- the LOC144254614 gene encoding olfactory receptor 1J21-like isoform X1 — protein sequence MRRDNQSSVSEFLLLGLPIQPEQQGMYYALFLGMYLTTVLGNLLIILLIRLDSRLHSPMYFFLSHLALTDILFSSVTAPKMLMNMLMHTQSISYAGCISQEFFFVFFANLDSFLLTSMAYDRYVAICQPLHYSRIMSQNLCLLLVVVSWVLSSANALLHTLLLARLSFLRGNTLPHFFCDLSALLKLSSSDTTINQLAILTAGSAVVTLPFICILVSYGYIGATILRRPSIKGICKALSTCGSHLSVVSVYYGAVIALYIVPSSNSTNDKDIAVSVLYTLVTPMVNPFIYSLRNRDIKGALRNILSGGTIST from the coding sequence ATGAGGAGGGATAATCAGAGCAGTGTGTCCGAGTtcctcctcctggggctccccaTCCAGCCAGAGCAGCAAGGCATGTACTACGCCCTGTTCCTGGGCATGTACCTGACCACggtgctggggaacctgctcatcatcctgctCATCAGGCTGGACTCTCGCCTGCACagccccatgtacttcttcctcagccaCTTGGCCCTCACGGACATCCTTTTCTCCTCAGTCACGGCTCCAAAGATGCTCATGAACATGCTGATGCACACTCAATCCATCTCCTATGCTGGGTGCatttctcaggaatttttttttgtattttttgcaaATCTTGACAGCTTCCTTCTGACCTCAATGGCCTATGACaggtatgtggccatctgccaacCCCTGCACTATTCCAGAATCATGAGTCAGAACCTCTGTTTGTTGCTAGTGGTTGTATCCTGGGTCTTATCCTCTGCCAATGCACTTTTGCACACCCTCCTCCTAGCCCGTCTCTCTTTCCTTAGAGGCAACACTCTGCCCCACTTCTTCTGTGACCTCTCTGCCTTACTCAAGCTGTCCAGCTCTGACACCACCATCAATCAGCTGGCTATTCTCACGGCAGGATCAGCAGTTGTTACCCTGCCATTTATATGTATTCTGGTCTCTTATGGCTACATTGGGGCCACCATCCTGAGAAGACCCTCCATCAAGGGCATCTGCAAAGCCTTGTCCACATGTGGCTCCCATCTCTCTGTGGTCTCTGTGTACTATGGAGCAGTTATTGCACTCTATATTGTCCCCTCATCTAATAGCACTAATGACAAGGATATTGCTGTGTCTGTGTTGTACACTCTGGTCACCCCCATGGTGAACCCCTTTATCTACAGTCTGAGGAATCGGGATATAAAGGGAGCTCTCAGAAACATCCTCAGTGGAGGAACCATTTCAACATGA
- the LOC144254614 gene encoding olfactory receptor 1J21-like isoform X2, protein MRRDNQSSVSEFLLLGLPIQPEQQGMYYALFLGMYLTTVLGNLLIILLIRLDSRLHSPMYFFLSHLALTDILFSSVTAPKMLMNMLMHTQSISYAGCISQEFFFVFFANLDSFLLTSMAYDRYVAICQPLHYSRIMSQNLCLLLVVVSWVLSSANALLHTLLLARLSFLRGNTLPHFFCDLSALLKLSSSDTTINQLAILTAGSAVVTLPFICILVSYGYIGATILRRPSIKGICKALSTCGSHLSVVSVYYGAVIALYIVPSSNSTNDKDIAVSVLYTLVTPMVNPFIYSLRNRDIKGALRNILIT, encoded by the exons ATGAGGAGGGATAATCAGAGCAGTGTGTCCGAGTtcctcctcctggggctccccaTCCAGCCAGAGCAGCAAGGCATGTACTACGCCCTGTTCCTGGGCATGTACCTGACCACggtgctggggaacctgctcatcatcctgctCATCAGGCTGGACTCTCGCCTGCACagccccatgtacttcttcctcagccaCTTGGCCCTCACGGACATCCTTTTCTCCTCAGTCACGGCTCCAAAGATGCTCATGAACATGCTGATGCACACTCAATCCATCTCCTATGCTGGGTGCatttctcaggaatttttttttgtattttttgcaaATCTTGACAGCTTCCTTCTGACCTCAATGGCCTATGACaggtatgtggccatctgccaacCCCTGCACTATTCCAGAATCATGAGTCAGAACCTCTGTTTGTTGCTAGTGGTTGTATCCTGGGTCTTATCCTCTGCCAATGCACTTTTGCACACCCTCCTCCTAGCCCGTCTCTCTTTCCTTAGAGGCAACACTCTGCCCCACTTCTTCTGTGACCTCTCTGCCTTACTCAAGCTGTCCAGCTCTGACACCACCATCAATCAGCTGGCTATTCTCACGGCAGGATCAGCAGTTGTTACCCTGCCATTTATATGTATTCTGGTCTCTTATGGCTACATTGGGGCCACCATCCTGAGAAGACCCTCCATCAAGGGCATCTGCAAAGCCTTGTCCACATGTGGCTCCCATCTCTCTGTGGTCTCTGTGTACTATGGAGCAGTTATTGCACTCTATATTGTCCCCTCATCTAATAGCACTAATGACAAGGATATTGCTGTGTCTGTGTTGTACACTCTGGTCACCCCCATGGTGAACCCCTTTATCTACAGTCTGAGGAATCGGGATATAAAGGGAGCTCTCAGAAACATCCTCA TTACTTAA
- the LOC144254613 gene encoding olfactory receptor 1J21-like — translation MRRDNQSSVSEFLLLGLPIQPEQQGMYYALFLGMYLTTVLGNLLIILLIRLDSRLHTPMYFFLSHLALTDISFSSVTAPKMLMNMLTQTQSISYAGCICQVYFFLSFGGLDSFLLTSMAYDRYVAICHPLHYTTMMSQNLCLQLVIVSWILSSTNSLVHTLLLAHLSFLKENILHHFFCDLSTLLKLSSSDTSINELVILIIGSMVITVPFICILVSYGHIGATILRRPSIKGIYKALSTCGSHLSVVSLYYGTIIGLYFLPSSNNADDLDVIVSVLYVLVTPMLNPFIYSLRNKDMKGALRNILIRGTFSV, via the coding sequence ATGAGGAGGGACAATCAGAGCAGTGTGTCCGAGTtcctcctcctggggctccccaTCCAGCCAGAGCAGCAAGGCATGTACTACGCCCTGTTCCTGGGCATGTACCTGACCACggtgctggggaacctgctcatcatcctgctCATCAGGCTGGACTCTCGCCTACatacccccatgtacttcttcctcagccaCTTGGCCCTCACTGACATCTCTTTCTCCTCAGTCACGGCTCCAAAGATGCTCATGAACATGCTGACGCAGACTCAGTCCATCTCCTATGCTGGGTGCATTTGCCAAgtatattttttcttgtcatttgggGGTCTTGACAGCTTCCTTCTGACCTCAATGGCCTATGACAGATACGTGGCCATCTGCCACCCACTCCACTACACCACCATGATGAGTCAGAATCTCTGTTTGCAGCTGGTTATTGTGTCTTGGATTTTATCCTCCACCAATTCCCTTGTACACACCCTCCTCCTAGCCCATCTCTCTTTCCTGAAAGAAAACATCCTGcaccacttcttctgtgacctTTCCACTTTACTTAAGCTGTCCAGCTCTGACACCTCTATCAATGAGCTGGTTATTCTCATTATAGGATCGATGGTCATAACTGTGCCATTCATATGCATTCTGGTCTCTTATGGCCACATTGGGGCCACCATCCTGAGAAGACCCTCCATCAAGGGGATCTACAAAGCCTTGTCCACGTGTGGCTCCCACCTCTCTGTGGTTTCTCTGTACTATGGAACAATTATTGGGCTATATTTTCTGCCCTCATCCAATAATGCTGATGACCTGGATGTCATTGTGTCTGTGTTATACGTTCTGGTCACCCCTATGCTGAATCCCTTTATCTATAGTCTAAGGAATAAAGATATGAAAGGAGCTTTGAGAAACATCCTCATTAGAGGAACATTTTCAGTATAA